A stretch of the Xyrauchen texanus isolate HMW12.3.18 chromosome 20, RBS_HiC_50CHRs, whole genome shotgun sequence genome encodes the following:
- the LOC127660816 gene encoding cytochrome c oxidase subunit 5B, mitochondrial encodes MASKLLLRACRVTLMGRQNILMKAPVRAMAGKGIPTDDEQAAGLERRILQALKKGQDPYSILKPKEYTGNKDDPHIVPSINNKRLVGCLCEEDNTAIVWFWLHEGNPQRCPSCGSHYKLVHHELPH; translated from the exons ATGGCAAGTAAACTCCTGCTGAGAGCATGCAGAGTGACTCTGATGGGGAGacagaatattttaatgaaaGCACCTGTGCGTGCCATGGCCGGAAAAG GTATTCCAACAGATGATGAGCAGGCTGCAGGTTTAGAGCGACGCATCCTGCAGGCGTTGAAAAAGGGCCAG GATCCATACAGCATACTCAAGCCAAAGGAGTACACTGGAAATAAAGAcgaccctcatattgttccaagcATCAATAACAAACGGCTGGTTGGCTGCCTCT GTGAGGAGGACAACACCGCTATCGTTTGGTTCTGGTTGCATGAGGGAAACCCGCAGCGCTGCCCGTCCTGCGGCTCGCATTATAAACTGGTTCATCACGAGCTGCCACACTAA
- the sirt1 gene encoding NAD-dependent protein deacetylase sirtuin-1, which translates to MADGENKRAEPADAGRSVEPEEPLLKRARFLEPCGDSEHSAAGGTEPLNSEPAGMDEETREAALNNSEPAEPEPQLSELIDEGVHPNGFTSPDHLHDDDDCSSHASSSDWTPQPQIGSYRFIQQHIMRGTDPRAILKDLLPETTLPPDLDDMTLWQIIINISEPPKRKKRKDINTLEDVVRLLNERKKILVLTGAGVSVSCGIPDFRSRDGIYARLAVDFPDLPDPQAMFDIDYFKRDPRPFFKFAKEIYPGQFQPSPCHRFISMLDKRGRLLRNYTQNIDTLEQAAGIQKIIQCHGSFATASCLVCKHKVDCEAIREDIFNQVVPHCPRCPSDIPYAIMKPDIVFFGENLPEFFHRAMKQDKDEVDLLIVIGSSLKVRPVALIPSSIPHEVPQVLINREPLPHLNFDVELLGDCDVIVNELCHRLCGDFEQLCYNSSRLREITEKPPAPLPTVPERTVESMSTNALELEGTNASVEETDHARCVTPFRVTDSSESVTSPEKQEIEISSLEAKRSSPLPELLSKTEKTDTNAQSPELEATDSKTHSPKTITPCPERLDSINKAASEATEAGHTTDDTQCGTEERPEKRQRVVMRRRCWRSRICQSPISKRLGASQYLFQAPNRYIFHGAEVYSSSEDETSSSCGSDSDGSRCSADEFKNEDSDDEEDEALVTDKDTEGCLEETVQENEHQRLQTDCTADTNLQTTTDL; encoded by the exons ATGGCGGACGGCGAAAATAAACGGGCCGAACCCGCCGACGCCGGACGCTCCGTGGAGCCGGAAGAGCCGCTTCTGAAGAGGGCGAGATTCCTGGAGCCGTGCGGTGATTCGGAGCACAGCGCTGCTGGCGGAACCGAACCGCTGAATTCGGAACCAGCGGGAATGGACGAGGAGACCCGTGAGGCCGCACTGAACAACAGTGAACCCGCCGAACCCGAACCACAGCTGTCCG AGTTAATCGACGAAGGTGTCCATCCCAATGGATTCACATCACCTGATCATCTTCATGACGATGATGACTGCTCCTCTCATGCCAGCTCCAGTGACTGGACCCCTCAACCACAGATCG GTTCCTATCGGTTCATTCAGCAGCACATCATGAGAGGAACCGACCCGAGAGCCATCCTGAAAGACCTGCTTCCTGAAACGACCCTTCCTCCAGACCTCGATGACATGACACTGTGGCAGATCATCATCAACATCTCAGAACCCCCCAAGAGAAAGAAACGCAAAGACATCAACACCCTAGAGGATGTCGTCCGGCTGCTgaatgagagaaagaaaataCTCGTGCTCACTGGCGCTGGG GTTTCGGTTTCTTGTGGAATTCCTGACTTTCGATCTAGAGATGGGATTTATGCAAGACTTGCTGTGGATTTTCCCGATCTCCCTGATCCTCAAGCGATGTTCGACATTGACTACTTTAAAAGAGATCCAAGGCCTTTTTTCAAATTTGCCAAG GAAATTTACCCAGGACAGTTCCAGCCGTCTCCCTGTCACAGGTTTATATCAATGCTGGATAAGAGAGGACGGTTGCTGAGGAATTATACTCAGAATATTGATACTCTGGAACAAGCTGCTGGAATTCAGAAGATCATTCAGTGTCATG gGTCTTTTGCGACCGCGTCCTGTCTTGTTTGTAAACATAAAGTCGACTGTGAGGCCATAAGGGAAGATATATTTAACCAG GTTGTTCCTCACTGTCCGAGGTGTCCGTCAGACATCCCATATGCCATCATGAAACCAGACATTGTCTTCTTTGGCGAGAATCTTCCAGAGTTTTTCCACCGTGCGATGAAGCAGGATAAAGATGAGGTGGACCTTCTGATAGTGATCGGATCTTCTCTGAAAGTTCGGCCGGTTGCTCTCATACCAA GCTCCATCCCTCATGAAGTGCCTCAAGTCCTGATAAACCGCGAGCCGCTGCCACACCTGAACTTTGACGTGGAGCTGCTCGGAGACTGTGACGTCATAGTAAATGAACTCTGCCATCGTTTGTGTGGCGACTTTGAGCAGCTGTGCTACAATTCCTCACGACTTCGTGAGATCACGGAAAAACCGCCCGCCCCGTTACCCACCGTACCTGAACGGACTGTGGAGAGCATGTCCACAAATGCTCTGGAGCTGGAGGGTACAAACGCATCAGTTGAGGAGACCGACCACGCTCGGTGTGTCACTCCATTCAGAGTCACTGATTCTTCTGAAAGTGTGACGTCGCCCGAGAAGCAAGAAATAGAGATATCTTCCCTAGAAGCCAAACGATCCAGCCCTCTTCCAGAGCTGTTATCAAAAACAGAGAAAACGGACACCAATGCTCAGAGCCCTGAGTTAGAAGCAACAGACTCAAAAACACATTCTCCGAAGACAATAACCCCCTGTCCGGAGAGGTTGGACTCCATTAATAAGGCAGCGTCTGAGGCTACAGAAGCTGGACACACTACTGATGATACACAGTGTGGTACGGAGGAAAGGCCAGAGAAGCGTCAACGCGTTGTAATGCGAAGACGCTGCTGGAGAAGCCGAATCTGTCAGAGTCCAATCAGCAAACGCCTTGGAG CCTCGCAGTACTTATTTCAAGCACCGAACCGCTACATTTTCCACGGGGCTGAAGTTTACTCGAGTTCAGAGGACGAGACCTCCAGTTCATGCGGCAGTGACAGTGACGGCTCTCGCTGCAGTGCGGACGAGTTTAAAAACGAAGACAGCGATGATGAGGAAGATGAGGCTCTAGTGACGGACAAAGACACAGAAGGCTGCCTTGAAGAGACAGTACAAGAGAACGAACACCAACGCCTTCAAACGGACTGCACAGCAGATACAAATCTACAAACCACCACAGACCTTTAA
- the dnajc12 gene encoding dnaJ homolog subfamily C member 12, which produces MEAILNWRSEDFENYYGLLGCDELSTTEQIVNEFKVKALACHPDKHPENPKAVEEFQKLHEAKEVLTDEKKRKSYDLWLRSQIQIPFSEWQALSDSVKTSMHWAVRAKKEPMLEAPKDTNTMSSRNQVSPSDRQTTEEEKPTDESLPSSDYWHNRFRWAGEAPSGLLQKFRNYEI; this is translated from the exons ATGGAGGCGATTCTAAACTGGCGATCGGAGGATTTTGAGAATTATTATGGGCTGCTCGGGTGTGATGAACTCTCAACG ACTGAACAGATCGTTAATGAGTTTAAAGTCAAAGCTCTGGCCTGTCACCCTGACAAACATCCAGAGAACCCTAAAGCAG TCGAGGAGTTCCAGAAGTTACATGAAGCTAAAGAGGTTCTGACAGATGAGAAGAAAAGGAAGAGTTATGATCTGTGGCTCAGAAGTCAAATTCAAATCCCGTTCAGTGAGTGGCAGGCGCTCAGTGACTCTGTTAAAACA TCAATGCATTGGGCTGTGCGTGCCAAGAAAGAGCCGATGCTCGAGgccccaaaagacacaaacacgaTGAGCTCACGAAATCAAGTGAGTCCATCAGACAGACAAACAACCGAGGAGGAAAAACCGACCGACGAATCCCTGCCGTCAA GTGATTATTGGCATAACAGGTTCCGCTGGGCCGGTGAAGCTCCTTCAGGACTTCTGCAGAAGTTCAGGAACTATGAAATATAG